In Candidatus Poribacteria bacterium, a genomic segment contains:
- a CDS encoding DUF362 domain-containing protein, giving the protein MQEKQFKVRAAHCDYRATEEEIYQTLRRITDPLTRAWKPIETAKKVVMKFNMMKPAERIIYFEGRRRELVDDAVCRAVLRLIKEHTTAQLVATDTNPYTHGHRMPPNFNYEYLLKEFDVQFVDSNLPPFTVYDVPGGGSMFDRYTLSSCFDDADAVVSVAKMKNHAFMGITLCTKNLFGLPPMLLPEGRTRSYYHHLIRLSYVLPDLALITKPCLNIIDALTGQWGREWGGVGRICNALIAGDHPISTDTVGMHLMGHDPQSDWPTPPFKRDRNHILIAAQRGYGTVNLDEIDWESEVKAPLAEFDSVETDTPGTVANWRRTTCEQGLVYLENQKDLIDRYRNNFIYMQGGEVVWSGPDPSNLGSRRQLSGDKKDSALWLKLVDAEEHEGERFNVYEECLKPFAA; this is encoded by the coding sequence ATGCAAGAGAAACAATTCAAAGTTAGAGCAGCACATTGCGATTATCGCGCAACGGAGGAGGAGATTTATCAAACGCTCCGCCGTATCACCGATCCGCTCACCCGTGCTTGGAAACCGATTGAGACCGCCAAGAAGGTGGTCATGAAGTTTAATATGATGAAGCCCGCTGAGCGCATTATCTACTTTGAAGGGCGCCGCCGAGAATTGGTAGACGATGCCGTCTGTCGTGCCGTGTTGCGACTAATCAAGGAACACACCACGGCGCAGTTGGTCGCTACCGACACAAACCCGTATACCCACGGGCATCGGATGCCCCCCAATTTCAACTATGAATACCTTCTCAAAGAATTCGACGTGCAGTTCGTCGATTCCAACCTACCCCCCTTCACGGTCTACGATGTCCCCGGCGGTGGTTCAATGTTCGATCGCTATACATTGAGTTCTTGTTTTGACGATGCCGATGCCGTCGTTTCTGTGGCGAAGATGAAGAACCACGCCTTCATGGGTATCACTTTGTGCACCAAAAACCTGTTCGGGTTGCCACCGATGCTGCTCCCAGAGGGCAGGACACGCAGTTATTACCATCATCTCATCCGACTCTCCTATGTACTCCCGGATCTCGCACTCATCACGAAGCCGTGCCTCAATATCATTGATGCGTTGACGGGGCAGTGGGGACGCGAATGGGGTGGTGTCGGCAGAATCTGTAACGCACTCATCGCGGGGGATCATCCGATCTCTACTGACACCGTTGGGATGCATCTGATGGGACACGATCCACAGTCCGACTGGCCCACACCCCCCTTCAAGCGTGATCGGAACCATATCCTCATCGCAGCACAGCGCGGATACGGCACTGTCAACTTAGATGAAATCGACTGGGAGAGTGAAGTCAAGGCACCCTTGGCGGAGTTCGATTCTGTCGAAACGGATACGCCAGGGACGGTCGCCAACTGGCGGCGAACGACGTGTGAACAGGGATTGGTTTATCTCGAAAATCAGAAAGACTTGATTGACCGCTATCGTAACAATTTCATCTATATGCAAGGCGGGGAAGTCGTTTGGAGCGGACCGGATCCCTCGAATCTCGGCAGCCGTCGACAGTTGAGTGGTGACAAGAAGGACAGTGCACTCTGGTTGAAACTTGTCGATGCCGAAGAGCATGAAGGCGAACGTTTCAACGTCTATGAGGAGTGTCTGAAACCCTTTGCGGCGTAA
- a CDS encoding cysteine desulfurase gives MDNHATTPIAPEVLAAMMPYLTTNFGNASSTHPFGVTAMDAVEKARLQVAELLGCSAEEVIFTSGATESDNLAVRGIAYACREKGNHIITSTAEHHAILDTCYALATEGFETTYLPADKYGRVSHDDVEATITPRTILMSFMYANNEVGTINPIADIAAVAAKHGVPFHSDAVQGIGQLPSEMERLGVDLASLTAHKIYGPKGIGALYIRRDVPRPQSLFHGGGQEAGVRPGTLNVAGIVGLGAACELAKNYMETGKSCVATLRDALHQKLTARLGGIHLNGHPEQRLPGNLNLCFAGVQSHALLMGLKSVALSTGSACDSESVTASHVLVAMGIPNELALTAVRFGLGRYNTAEEVEIVADEVVKVVNRLRALAPE, from the coding sequence ATGGACAACCACGCCACAACACCAATAGCACCAGAAGTGTTAGCGGCGATGATGCCTTACCTCACGACAAACTTCGGCAATGCTTCCAGCACACACCCCTTCGGTGTTACGGCAATGGATGCTGTGGAAAAAGCGCGCCTGCAGGTCGCTGAACTGCTCGGTTGTTCAGCGGAAGAGGTTATCTTCACCAGCGGTGCCACCGAATCAGACAATCTCGCTGTGAGAGGGATCGCCTACGCCTGTAGAGAGAAGGGAAACCACATCATCACGAGCACCGCGGAGCATCATGCGATTCTCGATACATGCTATGCCTTGGCGACAGAAGGATTTGAAACCACGTATCTCCCCGCAGACAAATACGGGAGGGTGAGTCATGACGATGTGGAAGCCACCATTACGCCGAGAACGATTCTGATGAGTTTCATGTATGCGAACAACGAGGTAGGCACGATAAATCCGATCGCCGATATTGCTGCTGTCGCTGCCAAACACGGCGTGCCATTCCATTCGGATGCCGTGCAAGGTATCGGGCAGTTGCCATCGGAGATGGAGAGACTCGGTGTAGATCTCGCATCCCTAACGGCGCACAAGATTTATGGACCAAAGGGGATCGGCGCGCTTTACATCCGTCGAGATGTGCCTCGACCGCAGTCGCTTTTCCACGGAGGTGGACAGGAAGCTGGCGTTCGACCCGGCACTTTAAACGTCGCCGGAATTGTCGGCTTAGGGGCAGCGTGTGAACTTGCTAAAAACTACATGGAGACGGGAAAAAGTTGCGTAGCGACCTTGCGAGACGCACTCCATCAGAAGTTAACTGCACGATTGGGAGGCATTCATCTCAATGGGCATCCTGAACAGCGGCTACCGGGCAATCTGAACCTCTGTTTCGCGGGTGTGCAGAGCCATGCCCTACTGATGGGGCTTAAGAGTGTCGCCCTGTCAACTGGGTCGGCGTGTGATTCGGAATCGGTGACGGCATCACATGTTTTAGTTGCAATGGGGATTCCAAATGAACTGGCGTTAACTGCTGTCCGTTTCGGTTTAGGACGCTACAACACCGCGGAAGAGGTTGAGATCGTTGCTGATGAGGTCGTAAAGGTTGTTAACCGGTTACGTGCATTAGCCCCTGAATAA
- a CDS encoding Uma2 family endonuclease — translation MSSIAARTYLTPEEYIAVERKATLKSEYLSGEIVAMSGASNEHNLITMNTANGLYNQVTERGCRVYGSDMRVGISTGVSYFYPDVTIVCDEPRFEDDVFDTLINPRVVIEVLSDSTANYDRGEKFIRYRQLESLQEYILISQDQVHIEHYLRQGKQWILSEFSALENVLPLVSIEAELSLGQVYRFVEFETDATAQTTVEAG, via the coding sequence ATGTCATCTATTGCAGCCCGAACCTACTTAACCCCCGAGGAATACATTGCTGTCGAGCGGAAGGCAACACTCAAAAGTGAATACCTGAGCGGCGAGATCGTTGCCATGTCTGGTGCCAGTAACGAACATAATCTTATCACGATGAATACAGCAAACGGACTTTATAACCAAGTGACGGAGCGAGGATGCAGAGTCTATGGCAGTGATATGCGCGTCGGAATTAGCACCGGTGTTTCCTATTTCTATCCAGATGTTACGATTGTCTGTGATGAACCCCGCTTTGAGGATGATGTTTTTGATACACTCATCAATCCGCGAGTCGTTATTGAAGTGCTTTCCGATTCAACCGCAAACTATGACCGAGGTGAGAAATTCATACGCTATCGGCAATTAGAATCCCTCCAAGAATACATCCTTATTTCACAAGATCAGGTTCATATCGAACACTACCTCCGTCAGGGCAAACAATGGATACTCAGCGAATTTAGCGCACTTGAAAACGTGTTACCACTCGTTTCGATTGAGGCAGAACTCTCCTTAGGTCAGGTTTACAGATTCGTCGAATTTGAAACAGATGCCACCGCTCAAACGACGGTAGAGGCTGGGTAA
- a CDS encoding LamG domain-containing protein, translated as MIAWKSPVMILMILLCGTGLSVADVLEDALVGAWLFDENQGGTAADASGNGHDGDIQGAKWVQGKIGTALEFNGDGNIVEIPHDKVFDLTEYTISAWIKTEPTGLWQTVIGKEPVAGNPRNYGIFVAGNTKLLGVNYTTAGAWKTAFSKTVAADGKWHHVAATFDGTFLRAYFDGVMEGETKTEIPPDHNTEPVRIGRWGNPRGDYWAGVLDEVAMFSQALTEDEINDITMNMRDALAVEASGKLTVTWGTLKRSFSR; from the coding sequence ATGATTGCTTGGAAATCACCTGTGATGATATTGATGATCCTGCTATGTGGCACTGGCCTCAGTGTAGCAGACGTCTTAGAAGACGCGCTCGTTGGCGCGTGGCTTTTCGACGAGAACCAAGGCGGGACAGCGGCAGATGCCTCTGGAAACGGGCATGATGGCGATATTCAGGGTGCGAAATGGGTTCAAGGCAAAATAGGAACGGCTCTCGAATTCAACGGTGATGGTAATATCGTAGAAATTCCACATGATAAAGTGTTCGACCTCACCGAATACACAATATCGGCGTGGATCAAAACGGAGCCAACGGGTCTCTGGCAAACCGTGATCGGGAAAGAGCCTGTCGCTGGGAACCCGAGGAATTATGGGATCTTCGTTGCGGGCAATACGAAACTGCTTGGCGTGAACTACACCACTGCTGGTGCATGGAAGACCGCCTTTAGCAAGACGGTCGCTGCGGATGGCAAGTGGCATCACGTTGCTGCAACCTTTGATGGCACGTTCCTTCGTGCGTATTTTGACGGTGTGATGGAGGGCGAAACTAAGACCGAAATCCCGCCGGATCACAATACGGAACCTGTCCGAATCGGACGCTGGGGGAATCCGAGAGGCGATTATTGGGCGGGCGTGCTTGATGAGGTCGCAATGTTTAGTCAGGCGTTGACGGAAGACGAGATCAACGACATCACGATGAACATGCGCGATGCGTTAGCCGTCGAGGCATCGGGGAAGCTTACGGTGACCTGGGGGACACTCAAGCGGTCCTTTTCGCGATAA
- a CDS encoding phytanoyl-CoA dioxygenase family protein, with protein sequence MGITEAEKKQLDEQGCIVIPGVLSDAEIEVYRADILRLAEEEKRNGLARQHTDGYGQHVRWLVNKGQMYEQLVARPKVMPYFEHLLAPDYTLSTLTSNIIDPGAPDGGYHVDSVLGTMPEPLPSFPLVANSLWLLDDFTPENGGTRHVPGIHLQRIKPPPGTTHHPDEVRLSAPKGSVFLFNGAIWHSAGANKTDQQRIALICFCCRSFVKPMFDFVHHLKPEVIERATPTLRRIYGFDSQPQPPDQPTR encoded by the coding sequence ATGGGCATCACCGAAGCGGAAAAGAAGCAATTGGACGAACAGGGATGCATTGTTATCCCAGGTGTACTTTCCGATGCGGAGATTGAGGTCTACAGAGCCGACATACTCCGGTTGGCGGAAGAAGAAAAACGGAACGGCTTGGCGCGTCAACATACCGATGGGTATGGGCAGCACGTCCGTTGGTTAGTCAACAAGGGACAGATGTATGAGCAGCTCGTCGCTCGTCCGAAGGTGATGCCCTATTTTGAACACCTGCTCGCTCCAGATTATACGCTCAGCACCCTCACTTCCAATATTATCGATCCGGGCGCGCCGGATGGTGGCTACCATGTCGATAGCGTGCTTGGAACGATGCCGGAACCACTGCCCAGTTTCCCGCTGGTCGCTAACAGTCTTTGGTTGCTCGACGATTTCACGCCGGAGAACGGCGGCACGCGTCATGTGCCAGGTATCCATCTGCAGCGGATCAAACCGCCTCCGGGCACTACCCACCATCCCGATGAGGTTCGACTCTCCGCACCGAAGGGTTCTGTGTTCCTCTTTAATGGTGCAATCTGGCACTCCGCCGGTGCCAATAAAACCGATCAGCAGCGCATTGCTCTGATATGTTTCTGTTGTCGTTCGTTTGTCAAACCGATGTTCGACTTCGTGCATCACCTCAAGCCGGAGGTCATCGAACGCGCCACCCCGACCCTGCGCCGTATCTACGGGTTCGATTCCCAACCCCAACCCCCAGATCAGCCCACACGGTAA
- a CDS encoding phytanoyl-CoA dioxygenase family protein, with the protein MNTDSTRQDLRFGLRSDELSYWKENGYLVRLNVFTAEENDALRQVAEDVVDGKRPYPDTNIDQNALVRDGKVEEQGIYAMHKIHHPSCYCPEFLARVRDLRLTDPLVDILGPDILGINNLFIWKAPKIGLGFPWHQDKFYFRNRFNTETTVGTWTAIDTADRDNGCLYVIPGSHKRDIFEHDDLEGSQQQEFKLARGARDEEGVPVEVPPGAVIWFHSHLLHKSTDNHSLRFRRSYVIHYLSAQAEWAHPAALKSRQRQPVMWIRGKTFPNKVHEVERDVRPTSEST; encoded by the coding sequence ATGAATACAGATTCAACACGACAAGACTTACGTTTTGGCTTGCGTTCAGATGAACTTTCCTATTGGAAGGAGAATGGCTATCTTGTGCGTCTAAACGTATTCACTGCTGAAGAGAACGATGCCCTTCGTCAAGTTGCTGAAGATGTCGTGGATGGAAAACGTCCATATCCAGATACGAACATTGATCAGAACGCGCTCGTCAGAGACGGGAAAGTAGAAGAGCAAGGCATCTATGCGATGCACAAAATCCATCATCCGAGTTGTTACTGTCCGGAATTCCTGGCGCGTGTGCGCGATCTGCGGCTCACGGATCCACTCGTTGATATCCTCGGCCCGGACATCCTTGGCATCAATAATCTATTTATCTGGAAGGCACCGAAGATCGGTCTCGGTTTCCCGTGGCATCAGGACAAATTCTACTTTCGCAACCGGTTTAATACGGAAACGACCGTCGGGACATGGACGGCTATCGACACAGCAGATCGAGACAACGGTTGTCTCTATGTGATCCCCGGTAGTCACAAACGGGATATTTTTGAGCATGACGACCTTGAAGGCTCACAACAACAAGAATTCAAACTCGCGCGTGGTGCCCGCGATGAAGAAGGTGTTCCAGTAGAGGTGCCACCCGGTGCGGTTATTTGGTTCCATAGTCATCTCTTGCATAAGAGCACGGACAACCATAGCCTGCGGTTCCGTCGGAGTTATGTCATCCACTACCTCAGTGCACAAGCAGAATGGGCACATCCTGCGGCACTCAAAAGTAGACAAAGACAACCCGTCATGTGGATTCGCGGTAAGACCTTCCCCAATAAAGTTCACGAGGTCGAGCGCGATGTGCGCCCAACCTCCGAATCCACTTGA
- a CDS encoding AMP-binding protein, whose translation MRLMLIVEQLTACGLGKTEASEIVKAVNRILKTQSPAACWHEISRHILTPHHPFALHQLLYETVYADFDRATDQPAPAWFPTDTDITEANITRLMATLNLKTYRELHAWTVQNRDTFWQMMIEALDIKTMATNPKAQQDGTGIATHLRELNIVESCFSASPEAIAIATQQENHEGLATFTYRELESLTNRVANGLVEIGMEPGDAVAVDMPMNAESVAIYLGIVKAGCVVVGIADSFAPDEIATRLRIGKAKAIFTQDYINRAGKHLPLYEKVIAANAPKAIIFSYEGGDAAAPTQREGDMTWDAFLSDTETFTAIPCHPDAHTNILFSSGTTGEPKAIPWTHTTPIKCAADAYLHHDIHANDVLAWYTNLGWMMGPWLIYASLINKATIALYDGVPTGRDFGVFVQNAKVSMLGVVPTLVRAWKNIDCMHGLDWQSIRAFSSTGECSNPEEMLYLMSLAGYKPVIEYCGGTEIGGAYVTGTRVQPAAPSTFTTPALGLDFLLYDDDGNPSDNGEVFIVSPSLGLSTSLLNAEHNEVYFAGTPRPELRRHGDALERLADGYYRIHGRVDDTMNLSGIKVSSAEIEEVLNGVDGIQETAAVAVSPKDGGPSQLVIYTVPVASESQKPTNVDGNSDSQQDIHDALQAALSQHLNPLFRIHDVVIVDALPRTASNKVMRRLLRQQL comes from the coding sequence ATCCGTCTCATGCTGATTGTTGAACAACTCACTGCTTGCGGATTGGGCAAAACAGAAGCATCAGAGATCGTAAAAGCCGTCAATCGGATATTGAAGACCCAATCTCCCGCTGCCTGTTGGCACGAAATTTCACGCCACATTCTCACGCCGCATCACCCATTCGCACTCCACCAACTGCTTTATGAGACAGTGTATGCCGACTTTGATCGCGCAACAGACCAGCCAGCCCCCGCATGGTTTCCTACAGATACAGATATCACCGAAGCAAATATCACCCGTCTAATGGCGACTTTAAATCTGAAAACCTATCGTGAACTCCACGCGTGGACGGTGCAGAATCGGGACACGTTTTGGCAGATGATGATTGAGGCATTGGACATTAAGACAATGGCTACAAACCCCAAGGCACAACAAGACGGAACGGGCATCGCAACACATCTACGTGAACTCAACATCGTCGAAAGCTGCTTCAGCGCATCTCCTGAGGCTATCGCCATTGCTACGCAACAAGAGAACCATGAAGGTCTGGCAACATTCACCTATCGCGAACTGGAGTCCCTCACCAATCGCGTCGCGAATGGGCTTGTTGAAATTGGTATGGAGCCGGGCGATGCCGTGGCAGTTGACATGCCGATGAATGCTGAATCTGTTGCTATCTATCTGGGGATCGTCAAAGCGGGCTGTGTTGTTGTCGGTATCGCCGATAGTTTCGCACCGGACGAAATCGCCACCCGTCTCCGCATCGGCAAAGCAAAAGCGATCTTCACACAGGATTATATAAACAGAGCAGGGAAACACCTCCCGTTGTATGAGAAAGTAATCGCCGCAAATGCCCCGAAAGCGATTATTTTTTCCTATGAAGGCGGGGACGCTGCCGCGCCAACCCAACGTGAAGGCGATATGACATGGGATGCCTTCCTAAGTGACACCGAGACCTTTACCGCTATCCCGTGCCATCCTGATGCCCATACCAATATCCTTTTCTCCTCCGGGACCACTGGCGAACCGAAAGCGATCCCGTGGACACATACCACCCCGATCAAATGCGCAGCGGATGCCTATCTACACCACGACATTCACGCCAACGACGTGTTGGCATGGTACACGAACCTCGGTTGGATGATGGGACCGTGGCTCATCTATGCCAGCCTCATCAACAAAGCCACTATTGCCCTATATGATGGCGTTCCCACAGGACGTGACTTCGGGGTCTTTGTCCAGAACGCGAAGGTCAGCATGCTCGGGGTTGTGCCTACCCTCGTGCGCGCCTGGAAAAATATAGATTGTATGCACGGGCTCGACTGGCAGTCTATCCGAGCCTTCAGTTCAACGGGTGAATGTTCGAACCCAGAAGAAATGCTTTATCTCATGTCCTTAGCGGGTTATAAACCGGTGATAGAATATTGCGGGGGCACCGAAATTGGAGGCGCTTATGTCACAGGGACGCGAGTGCAACCCGCTGCACCTTCGACCTTTACCACGCCAGCACTCGGTTTAGATTTCCTGCTTTATGATGACGATGGAAACCCCTCTGACAACGGTGAAGTTTTCATTGTCTCACCCTCCCTCGGTCTCTCCACGAGTCTGCTCAACGCCGAGCACAATGAGGTCTACTTTGCAGGGACACCACGGCCTGAGCTACGCCGGCACGGCGATGCACTTGAAAGGTTAGCGGACGGCTATTACCGCATTCACGGACGCGTTGATGATACGATGAACCTGAGCGGGATCAAGGTGAGTTCCGCAGAGATTGAGGAAGTCCTTAACGGGGTTGATGGGATACAAGAAACAGCAGCGGTCGCCGTTTCACCGAAAGACGGAGGTCCCAGCCAACTCGTCATTTATACTGTGCCGGTAGCATCAGAATCTCAGAAACCAACAAATGTAGACGGGAATTCCGATTCCCAACAGGATATCCATGATGCGTTGCAAGCCGCGCTCTCCCAACATCTCAATCCGCTATTCAGGATCCATGATGTCGTCATCGTGGATGCATTGCCACGAACCGCCTCCAATAAGGTGATGCGCCGGTTGCTGCGTCAACAGTTATAG
- a CDS encoding nucleotidyltransferase: MARKRTVKYPPKRGKFTRRQIQRAVDKVVRERLERGTGEVPTLTYPAQASPLLEAIADALDISENHYTHIVKLYESLGAWLERDESKVACYSPEIYPQGSFVLGTVTKPLSDAEEYDIDLVSEVRLQKTEISQEKLKHLVGKEIKAYAHAMNMCFLPKETQHSWKLNYANGAQFHVDILPAVSNAAPFKFPPESKEGSSSNRLDFEIAITDNTLPNYCQIDTNWPCSNPKGYAEWFRSRMKKRGAAIRRSLTRRQIDNVPDYRIKTPIQQSIQILKRHRDIWFDKNQFAYDEKAKPSSIIITTLAAHAYYNEKDLQQTLLKILTQMPHYIEYDNNGVTLIRNPVNPLENFAAEWQEHPIRQACFMDWLKQVEIELTEALELSNIQRVEKSLKFCLGERVVKEGTRRIREKSASCCSSV; the protein is encoded by the coding sequence ATGGCACGGAAAAGAACGGTTAAATATCCCCCCAAGCGAGGCAAGTTTACAAGACGACAAATTCAACGCGCTGTAGACAAAGTCGTCCGTGAGAGGCTTGAACGCGGGACAGGAGAAGTTCCTACACTTACTTACCCGGCGCAAGCCAGTCCGCTGCTTGAAGCCATAGCCGACGCATTAGACATTTCTGAAAACCACTATACACACATTGTAAAGCTTTATGAATCGCTCGGCGCGTGGTTGGAACGGGACGAATCTAAAGTTGCTTGCTACAGCCCTGAAATTTACCCGCAAGGTTCTTTTGTACTTGGTACTGTCACGAAACCTTTGTCTGATGCCGAAGAATATGATATAGACCTTGTCAGTGAAGTGCGTCTTCAGAAAACCGAAATCAGTCAAGAAAAATTAAAGCATTTAGTCGGGAAGGAAATCAAGGCTTATGCCCATGCTATGAATATGTGCTTTCTACCCAAAGAGACTCAGCATTCTTGGAAATTGAATTACGCTAACGGTGCTCAGTTCCACGTGGATATCTTACCTGCGGTTTCAAACGCTGCCCCCTTCAAATTTCCCCCTGAATCGAAAGAGGGTTCATCTTCTAACCGGTTAGATTTCGAGATTGCAATTACGGATAATACTTTACCCAATTACTGTCAAATTGATACTAACTGGCCGTGCAGTAATCCGAAGGGATACGCCGAATGGTTCCGAAGTCGCATGAAAAAAAGGGGTGCCGCAATCCGAAGGTCTCTAACGCGAAGGCAGATTGACAACGTGCCTGACTATAGAATCAAAACACCAATTCAGCAATCTATTCAGATTTTGAAGAGACACCGCGACATTTGGTTCGATAAGAATCAATTTGCCTATGACGAAAAGGCTAAACCATCCTCTATTATTATCACGACGCTTGCGGCGCATGCCTACTACAACGAGAAAGATCTTCAACAAACGCTACTGAAGATTTTAACACAAATGCCGCACTATATTGAATATGATAATAACGGCGTGACTCTCATACGCAATCCGGTGAACCCGCTTGAAAACTTCGCAGCTGAATGGCAGGAACATCCGATCCGACAAGCGTGTTTCATGGATTGGCTTAAGCAGGTGGAAATAGAACTGACCGAAGCGTTGGAACTGAGCAATATTCAGCGTGTTGAAAAATCACTGAAATTCTGCTTAGGTGAACGAGTCGTCAAGGAAGGCACGAGAAGAATACGAGAAAAATCTGCCTCCTGTTGTTCGTCTGTGTGA
- a CDS encoding Gfo/Idh/MocA family oxidoreductase — protein MYKSAILGCRGRARGHARAYQHVKGGKLAAICDMQEDLLNDFGDEFGIDARYTDLDEMLSKEKPDLLHIVTAPVLRGSNERIRYPLMNQASEHGVPAAIVEKPIAVESEDWRQISGLAERTQTKFVVNTQLNFHPQNLALKRDVAEGKIGAIKFIEASARNPPVDQAPHVLQLVSSYIDNSRPVKVQGQISGAEQLDTAQPSPANATALVTYANGVQVSVAFGPDMAPRVLPDTSNNRHKRVCVFGEKGFVHWRFESWERNLPGSGYEGGDLNYGAQDVIAQGGLTDAVFAWLDDESQEHPTHLKQSLAEFNLLLGIYYSGLTNTVVELPFDPPDGMIDMFRERL, from the coding sequence ATGTATAAAAGTGCGATTTTAGGATGCCGAGGACGTGCCCGTGGGCACGCACGCGCATATCAACACGTCAAGGGTGGCAAACTCGCTGCTATTTGCGACATGCAGGAAGATCTGCTCAACGATTTCGGCGATGAGTTCGGTATTGATGCTCGGTATACCGATCTCGACGAAATGCTTTCAAAAGAGAAACCCGACCTCCTGCACATCGTTACCGCGCCCGTGCTGCGCGGCAGCAACGAACGCATCCGCTACCCGCTGATGAACCAAGCCTCTGAACACGGGGTACCTGCTGCGATTGTTGAAAAACCGATCGCTGTGGAGAGCGAAGACTGGCGGCAGATTTCCGGGCTTGCCGAACGTACGCAAACGAAGTTCGTCGTTAACACACAACTCAATTTCCATCCACAAAATCTTGCCCTCAAGCGTGATGTCGCAGAAGGCAAAATCGGTGCGATCAAATTTATTGAGGCAAGCGCACGTAACCCACCCGTCGACCAAGCCCCACACGTCTTGCAACTCGTGTCCTCCTATATCGACAACTCGCGACCCGTGAAGGTCCAGGGACAAATCTCTGGGGCGGAACAACTCGATACCGCGCAACCTTCCCCTGCCAACGCTACGGCACTCGTGACCTACGCCAACGGCGTGCAAGTTTCAGTCGCATTCGGACCAGACATGGCACCCCGTGTGCTACCCGATACCTCAAATAACAGGCATAAACGGGTCTGCGTCTTTGGTGAAAAAGGGTTCGTCCATTGGCGATTTGAGAGTTGGGAACGGAATCTACCGGGCAGTGGATACGAAGGCGGCGACCTCAACTACGGCGCACAGGATGTCATTGCTCAAGGTGGACTCACAGACGCAGTATTTGCGTGGCTCGACGATGAGAGTCAGGAGCATCCGACCCACCTAAAGCAATCCCTTGCGGAATTCAATCTGTTGTTGGGAATTTACTATAGCGGGTTGACAAACACTGTCGTCGAATTGCCGTTTGATCCACCCGATGGCATGATTGACATGTTCCGCGAACGGCTTTAA
- a CDS encoding cupin domain-containing protein has product MKRLIFEDIYSWGVFSRDRQIDFNGHLWVRPDGNILIDPVPMSDDDREHLKSLGGAKLIVLTNADHEREAAAFQEWTGADVIVHEADADALNVTPTRTVQDREAIVPGLHAIHLRHGKSPGEIALYFPEKQTVLFGDLVVGEPMGALTLLTDSKLSDPPKAALELRKILELRFNTILVGDGHSIFKDARQYLVDCLQARRDIYINRIHIDEIAWQHKNAPHPYDFEDKDIDPLIGGKNLGYRVIRLQPGKMSFPMHFHNFGEEMCYVMEGACTLKTPRGDVEVSEGDFLAFPPGTIGAHKFVNSSDAPVTLFILGTTTPHDVSEYPDSNKVLPYIVGKIYRRDPSLSYWDGEV; this is encoded by the coding sequence ATGAAACGCTTGATTTTTGAAGATATATACAGTTGGGGGGTCTTTAGTAGAGACCGACAGATAGACTTTAACGGACATTTGTGGGTGCGTCCCGACGGAAATATCCTGATAGATCCGGTTCCAATGTCTGACGACGACCGAGAACACCTGAAATCACTCGGTGGCGCGAAGTTGATCGTTCTGACCAACGCCGATCATGAACGAGAAGCCGCTGCTTTTCAGGAATGGACGGGTGCCGATGTAATTGTGCATGAAGCCGATGCAGATGCGCTGAACGTCACACCGACCCGAACGGTTCAGGACCGTGAGGCGATTGTTCCGGGTTTACACGCCATCCATCTCCGACACGGCAAAAGTCCGGGTGAAATCGCGCTCTATTTCCCAGAAAAACAGACCGTCCTGTTCGGGGATCTCGTGGTCGGTGAACCGATGGGTGCGCTGACACTGCTCACCGATAGTAAGCTGAGCGATCCACCGAAAGCGGCACTGGAACTGCGCAAAATTTTGGAACTCCGATTCAATACAATTCTCGTCGGGGACGGGCACTCCATTTTTAAAGATGCCCGCCAATACCTCGTTGATTGTCTGCAAGCGCGGCGCGACATTTACATCAACCGGATTCATATCGATGAAATCGCGTGGCAGCATAAAAATGCACCACACCCTTACGACTTCGAGGACAAGGACATCGATCCGCTCATCGGCGGCAAGAATTTAGGGTATCGCGTGATCCGGCTGCAACCGGGTAAGATGAGTTTCCCGATGCATTTCCACAATTTCGGGGAGGAGATGTGCTACGTCATGGAGGGTGCCTGCACGCTCAAAACTCCGCGAGGCGATGTAGAGGTTAGTGAAGGCGATTTCCTTGCGTTTCCACCGGGGACCATCGGGGCACATAAGTTTGTAAACAGCAGCGATGCTCCCGTCACCTTATTCATTCTCGGCACAACGACACCGCACGATGTGAGTGAATACCCGGATTCTAATAAGGTCCTCCCATACATTGTTGGGAAGATTTATCGTAGAGACCCAAGCCTGAGTTATTGGGACGGCGAAGTTTAA